In the genome of Pelagicoccus sp. SDUM812003, one region contains:
- a CDS encoding SpoIIE family protein phosphatase, which translates to MSFEPISHYESGHCEFSATLDAVAEVSALLKSFCQRQGIDETLWPQIDLAFCECLNNAVEHGCREDPKKIVKVDWRWEGTFLSIDVEDPGEYFDAPKGPDLPEDPMAESGRGCFIIDSIAESHTRQKTDYGQKVSILIRAHPPADVIGQMEDMYTMLQTLTHDLNMAFAERDIIAGFSEDMTSRPAIEAIIDKGIERLGGMIKITQANVWTHAPEGGLENVFHDGDALSIREAIIPSDRACACNTVIATEQEHLVEDCSLLDQTDPLYQDHGCAIVLPILYQRDCLGVFSLHSTEQEKELFFEKILPLMRIFAQFLGLAYTSAKTFRHREEQERSQMQLEIASEIQKSLLPAEYPKNKYCRSTGKCVAAMAVGGDYVDAIEIRDVGLLIVIADVMGKGVPAALLATIFRTAIRSRLNLAETPGWLLSKINKQIHEELGHLNMFITAQAAFLTYDKKVLKLASAGHCPALLLNPETRQTEPLQSEGMPLGIDPNDIYEERLIPMQEGSRVLFLTDGFYEAMNPKGDMLGIDRLAKAVPQFWERGLDDVPDRAFEFVNRFSKGLTAQDDQTLMALEIL; encoded by the coding sequence ATGAGTTTCGAGCCGATCAGCCACTACGAATCTGGTCATTGCGAATTCTCCGCCACGCTCGACGCGGTCGCGGAGGTTTCCGCTTTGCTCAAGTCGTTCTGCCAAAGGCAAGGCATCGACGAAACCCTATGGCCGCAGATCGACCTGGCCTTTTGCGAATGCTTGAACAACGCCGTAGAGCACGGCTGCCGGGAAGATCCGAAAAAGATCGTAAAGGTGGACTGGCGCTGGGAAGGGACCTTTCTCAGCATCGATGTCGAGGACCCGGGCGAATACTTCGACGCCCCCAAAGGGCCGGACCTTCCCGAAGACCCCATGGCGGAGTCGGGACGCGGCTGCTTCATCATCGATTCGATCGCCGAATCCCATACGCGACAGAAAACGGACTACGGGCAGAAGGTCAGCATCCTTATCCGCGCCCACCCGCCTGCCGATGTGATCGGGCAGATGGAAGACATGTACACCATGCTCCAGACCTTGACCCACGACCTGAACATGGCCTTCGCGGAGCGCGACATCATCGCCGGCTTTTCCGAGGACATGACGAGTCGTCCCGCCATCGAAGCCATCATCGACAAAGGGATCGAGCGGCTCGGCGGCATGATAAAGATCACTCAAGCCAATGTGTGGACGCACGCCCCGGAGGGCGGTCTGGAAAACGTCTTCCACGACGGCGACGCCCTGTCGATTCGCGAAGCCATCATCCCCAGCGATCGGGCCTGCGCCTGCAATACCGTGATCGCCACCGAGCAGGAGCATCTCGTGGAGGATTGCTCGCTGCTCGACCAGACCGATCCGCTGTATCAAGACCATGGATGCGCTATCGTCTTGCCCATACTCTACCAGCGCGACTGCCTCGGCGTCTTTTCCCTGCACTCGACCGAGCAGGAAAAAGAGCTCTTTTTCGAAAAGATCCTGCCGCTGATGCGCATTTTCGCCCAGTTTCTCGGCCTGGCCTACACCAGCGCCAAGACCTTCCGCCACCGCGAAGAACAGGAGCGCTCGCAGATGCAGCTCGAGATCGCTTCAGAGATCCAGAAATCGCTTCTTCCTGCCGAGTATCCAAAGAACAAATACTGCCGCTCGACGGGAAAGTGCGTCGCTGCCATGGCCGTGGGCGGCGACTACGTGGACGCCATCGAGATTCGTGATGTCGGTCTGCTGATCGTGATCGCGGACGTGATGGGCAAGGGCGTGCCGGCGGCTCTTCTGGCCACGATTTTCCGCACCGCCATCCGTTCGAGACTGAATCTGGCGGAGACACCGGGATGGCTGCTTTCCAAAATCAACAAGCAGATCCACGAGGAGCTCGGGCACCTCAACATGTTCATCACCGCACAGGCCGCATTTCTCACCTATGACAAAAAGGTGCTCAAGCTGGCCAGCGCCGGGCATTGCCCTGCTCTGCTGCTCAATCCGGAGACGCGCCAAACCGAGCCCTTGCAATCCGAAGGCATGCCGCTCGGCATCGATCCCAACGATATCTACGAAGAGCGCCTCATACCCATGCAGGAAGGCTCGCGGGTGCTCTTCCTCACCGACGGTTTCTACGAGGCTATGAATCCGAAAGGCGACATGCTCGGCATCGATCGTCTCGCCAAAGCGGTGCCCCAGTTCTGGGAGCGCGGTCTGGACGACGTGCCCGACCGGGCCTTCGAGTTCGTGAACCGCTTCTCGAAAGGCCTCACCGCTCAGGACGACCAGACGCTTATGGCGCTGGAGATCCTCTGA
- a CDS encoding sugar transferase — protein sequence MQPDLHQQDKDLVDYWTKAGTASGKARLRFRMRSKRLVWNSVLAASLGLKRVIDIVASGCALLLLSPVYAATALLIKLEDRGPIFFKQERIGYRGQRFYMWKFRSMVVNADKLKDQLLEQNEHKGNNVTFKMKRDPRITRIGRFIRKYSVDELPQFWNVFKGEMSIVGPRPCVPREVVMYSVEDRKRLLAKPGLTCFWQVAGRADINFEGQVRLDVEYIRSESVWLDLKLLFLTIPAVLLGKGAY from the coding sequence ATGCAACCCGACCTACACCAACAAGATAAAGACCTCGTAGACTACTGGACCAAAGCGGGCACCGCCTCCGGAAAGGCCCGACTGCGCTTTCGCATGCGCAGCAAACGCCTGGTTTGGAATTCCGTTCTGGCCGCTTCGCTCGGGCTGAAACGCGTCATCGACATCGTCGCTTCGGGCTGCGCCCTGCTGCTGCTTTCGCCCGTCTACGCCGCCACGGCTCTCCTGATCAAGCTCGAGGATCGCGGACCCATCTTCTTCAAGCAGGAGCGCATCGGCTATCGCGGCCAACGCTTCTACATGTGGAAGTTTCGCTCCATGGTGGTCAACGCCGACAAGCTCAAGGATCAGCTGCTGGAGCAGAACGAGCACAAGGGCAACAACGTGACCTTCAAGATGAAGCGCGATCCGCGCATCACCCGTATCGGCCGGTTCATCCGCAAGTACTCCGTCGACGAACTGCCCCAGTTCTGGAACGTGTTCAAAGGGGAAATGTCCATCGTCGGTCCGCGTCCCTGCGTGCCGCGCGAGGTGGTCATGTACAGCGTGGAGGACCGCAAGCGCTTGCTGGCCAAACCCGGCCTGACCTGCTTCTGGCAAGTCGCCGGCCGAGCGGACATCAATTTCGAAGGTCAGGTGCGCTTGGATGTTGAATACATTCGATCCGAAAGCGTCTGGCTCGACCTGAAACTGCTCTTCCTAACCATCCCCGCCGTCCTGCTCGGAAAAGGAGCCTACTAG
- the udk gene encoding uridine kinase, whose amino-acid sequence MIPPILVGITGGSGSGKSWLARAIRTRFGEKQVTHIELDWYYRDLSHLDPKEAARTDFDAPEALELDLLQRHLKALLRGETVAAPQYAFSSFSRKATTRALLPTPIVVIEGLFALHLEELRDLYQLSVFVDTPADVRLIRRIRRDLEERGYELERILQFWERNAIPSFDRFVLPQREFTSYVWESLADKAFVPKFLADLQIRLARNATRPTPTR is encoded by the coding sequence ATGATTCCCCCCATTCTCGTCGGCATCACAGGCGGCAGCGGCTCCGGCAAAAGCTGGCTGGCGCGGGCCATTCGCACCCGTTTCGGCGAGAAGCAGGTCACGCACATCGAGCTCGACTGGTACTACCGCGACCTGAGCCACCTCGATCCGAAAGAGGCGGCGCGGACCGATTTCGACGCTCCGGAGGCCTTGGAGCTCGACCTGCTTCAGCGCCACCTCAAAGCCCTGCTCAGGGGCGAGACCGTGGCCGCGCCGCAGTACGCGTTTTCAAGCTTCTCTCGAAAAGCGACCACCCGCGCCCTGCTCCCGACTCCGATCGTAGTCATCGAAGGGCTCTTCGCCCTGCACCTCGAGGAACTCAGGGACCTCTACCAGCTCAGCGTCTTCGTGGACACCCCGGCAGACGTGCGGCTGATCCGTCGAATCCGACGCGATCTGGAAGAACGCGGCTACGAGCTCGAGCGCATCCTGCAGTTCTGGGAGCGAAACGCCATCCCCAGCTTCGACCGCTTCGTGCTGCCGCAGAGGGAATTCACCTCATACGTCTGGGAAAGTTTAGCAGATAAGGCTTTTGTCCCGAAATTTCTGGCCGATTTACAGATTCGATTGGCTAGAAATGCAACCCGACCTACACCAACAAGATAA
- a CDS encoding STAS domain-containing protein, whose product MSLVIEGQTVEGTLRAEVGVSRLDASSARDFKKQIDALWSDAVTGVEFDFSRVDFLDSSGVGALLGVYKKLPSGSASVRLLNVKAPVQSVIELLRLHRIFEIAS is encoded by the coding sequence ATGAGTTTAGTAATCGAAGGACAGACAGTAGAAGGTACCTTGAGAGCGGAGGTCGGCGTGAGCCGTCTCGACGCATCCTCCGCCCGCGATTTCAAGAAGCAGATCGACGCGCTTTGGTCCGACGCGGTGACTGGAGTGGAGTTCGACTTTTCGCGAGTGGACTTTTTGGACAGCTCGGGAGTCGGCGCCTTGCTCGGCGTTTACAAGAAGCTGCCATCGGGCTCCGCCTCCGTCCGCCTGCTCAACGTGAAGGCCCCAGTGCAGTCGGTCATCGAACTGCTGCGCCTGCATCGCATCTTCGAAATCGCCAGCTAG
- a CDS encoding MATE family efflux transporter, whose amino-acid sequence MKATLRLAWPIVAGNLGQILIGVVDTLMIGRLGVVPLGAASFVNNIFVVPLVTLMGLLVSVTVLVAQAKGAADPRRVGRLLKHGLALALALSTVAIALLLVNASFLDRYGQEAEVVQAAGGYYWLISCSLFPALFYHCLKSGSEGMGWSNPPMLVLFGGIGLNVVLNWILIFGELGAPALGLEGAGWATLVSRIAMAGGMMAFVMRAKRFRPYLPRRWFRNYELGEWKPLLRIGVPTAMQHLFEVGAFGGAGIIVGWLGAEALAAHQVAMSCAALAFMIPLGISIACGIRVGEAFGAGRPQAIRRIYLSGLLFTFFQTLVSASVFLLLGEWIAGFFVENPSVVALAGRIFVVVGLFQIFDGAQVTCLGALRGMSDVNLPVAITFVAYWLLALPSGYGFGFALGFGAPGVWMGLALGLLVAALALMLRLRLILPRS is encoded by the coding sequence TTGAAGGCGACGCTTCGCCTGGCGTGGCCGATCGTGGCGGGAAATCTCGGGCAAATCCTTATCGGCGTGGTGGATACGCTGATGATTGGTCGGCTGGGGGTGGTGCCTTTGGGAGCGGCGTCCTTCGTGAACAACATTTTCGTGGTGCCGTTGGTCACGCTGATGGGGCTTCTGGTATCGGTCACGGTCCTGGTGGCCCAAGCCAAGGGAGCGGCTGATCCGCGAAGGGTGGGGCGCCTGCTCAAGCACGGGCTGGCTCTCGCCCTGGCGCTTTCTACGGTGGCGATCGCCCTGCTGCTGGTGAACGCCTCCTTTCTGGATCGCTACGGTCAGGAGGCCGAAGTGGTGCAGGCGGCAGGCGGATACTACTGGCTGATCTCCTGCTCGTTGTTTCCGGCCCTGTTCTACCATTGCCTCAAGAGCGGCAGCGAGGGCATGGGCTGGTCCAATCCCCCCATGCTGGTGCTGTTCGGGGGAATCGGTCTGAACGTCGTGTTGAACTGGATCTTGATCTTCGGCGAACTGGGCGCTCCGGCTCTCGGACTGGAAGGGGCGGGCTGGGCCACCCTGGTTTCCCGCATCGCCATGGCGGGCGGGATGATGGCGTTCGTGATGCGAGCCAAGCGCTTTCGTCCCTACCTGCCGCGTCGTTGGTTTCGAAACTACGAGCTCGGGGAGTGGAAGCCCTTGCTGCGCATCGGCGTGCCGACGGCCATGCAGCACCTTTTCGAAGTGGGAGCCTTCGGAGGCGCGGGCATCATCGTGGGCTGGCTGGGAGCTGAGGCTTTGGCGGCGCACCAGGTCGCCATGTCCTGCGCCGCTCTGGCCTTCATGATCCCTTTGGGCATTTCAATCGCTTGCGGGATCCGCGTGGGCGAAGCCTTTGGTGCGGGACGCCCGCAGGCCATCCGGCGGATCTACCTCTCCGGACTGCTATTCACCTTTTTTCAGACTCTGGTTTCGGCTTCGGTCTTCCTGCTTCTCGGGGAATGGATCGCCGGCTTCTTCGTGGAGAATCCGTCCGTGGTGGCCCTGGCAGGGCGGATTTTCGTGGTGGTCGGCCTCTTTCAAATCTTCGACGGCGCTCAGGTGACCTGTCTCGGAGCCCTGCGCGGGATGTCGGACGTGAACCTCCCGGTGGCGATCACCTTTGTCGCCTATTGGCTATTGGCTCTGCCCTCGGGCTACGGTTTCGGGTTCGCGCTCGGCTTTGGGGCTCCCGGGGTCTGGATGGGGCTAGCGCTCGGGCTTCTGGTGGCCGCCTTGGCGCTCATGCTGAGGCTTCGTCTGATCCTGCCGCGCTCCTAG
- a CDS encoding ATP-binding protein: MNPTVLFENAFAKSPQAQLIVTAGKVFAANRAAGNLLLGNPDISSLVDSPVETYFLESEKALSIDSGSCLLPLCSSAEMTPVACNVVVTRLSAISSLWALEPMWEDQLRPNCGESTLLNALDTTSEAVICIGGSRASRTQRSHVVKYLNKGAEAYFDLQGGPVVGRRLRNVFRLHDALKIEARLEEAVSGKRISFQANVLSPEGSETCLAVTINAQSEEEIVISLRDVTEERRVQNRLEKSSNDLDRLSEQIPGVYFHLKIDDNGEPRFPYISEKVKALLGVEASEVMANASIAMGCVCIEDLERVYESIAISCQNLTPLYIEYRVVVPSGRKKWVSIKAIPEKRVDEEVVLYGIFEDVTLRKESEERLRMVSAAVEASSDFVLMVNNQGRALYRNNSFANIVGYETIDQLNDAGGAKTLFSEKHVFDKIFQETLEYGHWQGDVQVMTESNRMLDIYFRSVSVMDEKGRVTALVITGTDVTHNKRRQNLLKRYNSVLKAQSEAATDGILVVNERGIVSNFNKRFCGIWELPTSLMDVGKPEKIWRVASAQMKDSEAFFKRSMEISINDSETFKDTLEFADGRIFERTSIPISSPMGESYGRVWFFHEVTEQKRSEERLLATMREAEEANKAKSYFLANMSHEIRTPMNGIIGMTGLLMETELEREQQDYVDTIRASSEALLVVINDILDFSKIESGKLEIENIMFDLRDCLEEAIDTLAIQAAEKGLDISYVFGKEIPQSLLGDPTRLRQIIVNLVGNAVKFTAKGGVVVKVDPFHIKDDDVILHFQIKDTGIGIPADRIDRLFGSFSQVDASTTRKYGGTGLGLAISKNLAELMGGSMWVESVEGKGSTFHFTVSFNRAAFAFDLTSSSVANQFEGKKALVVDSHDFSREGLVSQLKALKVETIEGRHFDEIASCFLDEPDLNMVFVDYGIDGISPDQIKKSVREAAGDELFPVLFTGRLGGVQLGEVADEKTLTLIKPYKLENLRNRLLEATGRTVQRVRRVTSDSSQMGDQMPLRILLAEDNAVNQKVAMRLFKKMGYEIAMASNGLEAVNMIADNEYDLVFMDIQMPEMDGLEATEEIIKRWGDNRPRIIALTANAMREDREKCYGIGMDGYLTKPFKRDDLKDTITKTYVRLQEEKADKSPSSEA, from the coding sequence ATGAATCCCACTGTCCTCTTCGAAAACGCGTTTGCGAAGTCGCCGCAGGCTCAGCTGATCGTCACGGCTGGGAAAGTCTTCGCTGCGAACCGAGCTGCAGGAAACCTGCTGCTGGGAAATCCGGATATCAGCTCCTTGGTCGACTCGCCTGTGGAGACCTATTTCCTGGAGTCTGAAAAAGCGCTTTCGATCGACAGTGGCTCTTGCCTGTTGCCGCTGTGCAGCTCGGCTGAAATGACGCCGGTAGCATGCAACGTAGTGGTCACCCGCCTGAGCGCCATCAGCAGCCTATGGGCCTTGGAGCCGATGTGGGAGGATCAGCTGCGGCCGAACTGCGGCGAATCGACATTGCTCAACGCCCTCGATACGACCTCCGAAGCGGTCATCTGCATAGGCGGCAGCCGCGCCTCGAGAACCCAGCGTTCGCACGTGGTGAAATACCTGAACAAGGGAGCGGAAGCGTATTTCGACCTGCAAGGCGGTCCGGTGGTAGGCCGCCGCCTGCGCAACGTGTTTCGTCTCCACGACGCCCTGAAAATCGAAGCTCGCTTGGAGGAGGCGGTCAGCGGAAAGAGGATCTCGTTTCAGGCCAACGTGCTCTCTCCGGAAGGCTCGGAAACCTGTTTGGCGGTGACGATCAACGCTCAGAGCGAGGAGGAAATCGTGATCAGCCTTCGCGACGTCACCGAAGAGCGCCGCGTCCAGAATCGTCTGGAAAAAAGCAGCAACGATCTGGACCGCCTCAGCGAGCAGATCCCGGGCGTATACTTTCATTTGAAGATCGACGACAACGGCGAGCCTCGCTTCCCCTACATTAGCGAAAAGGTGAAGGCCCTGCTGGGAGTGGAAGCTTCCGAGGTGATGGCCAACGCTTCGATCGCAATGGGGTGCGTCTGTATCGAAGATTTGGAGCGCGTCTACGAATCGATCGCCATCTCCTGCCAAAACCTTACGCCTCTCTATATCGAGTATCGCGTGGTCGTGCCCAGTGGTCGCAAGAAGTGGGTATCCATAAAAGCGATACCAGAAAAGCGTGTGGACGAAGAGGTGGTTCTGTATGGGATCTTCGAAGACGTTACTCTGCGCAAGGAATCCGAAGAGCGCTTGCGCATGGTATCCGCTGCGGTGGAGGCGTCTAGCGACTTCGTGCTGATGGTCAACAATCAGGGGCGAGCTCTCTATCGCAACAACTCTTTCGCCAACATCGTTGGCTACGAGACCATCGACCAGCTCAACGATGCTGGCGGAGCCAAAACGCTGTTCAGCGAGAAGCACGTCTTCGACAAGATCTTTCAGGAGACCTTGGAATACGGGCACTGGCAGGGCGACGTGCAGGTGATGACCGAGTCGAACCGCATGCTCGACATCTACTTCCGTTCGGTATCGGTGATGGATGAAAAAGGCCGCGTGACCGCCTTGGTGATCACAGGTACGGACGTGACGCACAACAAGCGTCGGCAGAACCTTCTCAAGCGCTACAACTCGGTGCTCAAGGCCCAGAGCGAAGCGGCGACCGACGGCATCCTGGTGGTCAACGAGCGCGGGATCGTATCCAATTTCAACAAACGCTTCTGCGGCATTTGGGAGCTGCCGACCAGCTTGATGGACGTCGGAAAGCCGGAAAAGATCTGGCGGGTCGCCTCCGCCCAGATGAAGGACTCGGAAGCGTTCTTCAAGCGCTCGATGGAGATTTCGATCAACGATTCCGAAACCTTCAAGGATACTTTGGAGTTCGCGGACGGGCGCATCTTCGAGCGCACCTCGATCCCGATTTCGTCCCCCATGGGCGAATCCTACGGTCGCGTCTGGTTCTTCCACGAAGTCACCGAGCAGAAGCGCTCCGAGGAGCGCTTGCTGGCCACCATGCGCGAAGCCGAGGAGGCGAACAAGGCCAAGAGCTATTTCCTCGCGAACATGTCGCACGAGATTCGTACCCCGATGAACGGCATCATCGGGATGACCGGCTTGCTGATGGAAACGGAGCTCGAGCGCGAGCAGCAGGACTATGTGGATACCATTCGCGCCAGCAGCGAGGCCTTGCTGGTGGTGATCAACGATATCCTGGATTTTTCCAAGATCGAATCCGGAAAGCTGGAGATCGAAAACATCATGTTCGATCTTCGGGATTGCCTCGAGGAGGCGATCGACACCTTGGCGATTCAAGCAGCCGAAAAGGGGCTGGATATTTCCTATGTATTCGGAAAGGAAATACCGCAGTCTCTGCTAGGCGATCCAACCCGTCTGCGCCAGATCATCGTGAACTTGGTCGGAAACGCGGTCAAGTTCACCGCCAAGGGAGGCGTGGTCGTGAAGGTGGACCCCTTCCACATCAAGGACGACGACGTGATTCTCCACTTCCAGATCAAGGACACGGGCATCGGCATCCCGGCGGACCGCATCGATCGTCTGTTTGGTTCCTTCAGCCAGGTCGATGCTTCGACTACTCGCAAGTACGGAGGCACCGGGCTGGGATTGGCGATCAGCAAGAATCTGGCCGAGCTGATGGGTGGATCCATGTGGGTGGAGAGCGTCGAAGGCAAGGGCTCGACCTTTCATTTCACGGTCTCCTTCAACCGGGCCGCGTTCGCTTTCGATCTGACAAGCTCCAGCGTGGCCAACCAGTTCGAAGGCAAGAAAGCCCTCGTGGTCGATAGTCACGACTTCAGTCGCGAAGGGCTCGTCAGCCAATTGAAGGCCCTGAAGGTCGAAACCATCGAAGGCCGCCATTTCGACGAGATCGCGAGCTGCTTCCTCGATGAGCCGGACCTGAACATGGTGTTCGTGGATTACGGGATCGACGGGATCTCGCCGGACCAGATCAAAAAGTCGGTCAGAGAGGCGGCGGGCGACGAACTGTTTCCAGTCCTCTTCACCGGGAGGCTCGGCGGCGTGCAGTTGGGGGAAGTGGCGGATGAGAAGACGCTCACCCTTATCAAGCCCTACAAGCTCGAGAACCTGAGAAACCGTTTGCTGGAAGCGACCGGGAGGACCGTGCAAAGGGTCCGCCGCGTGACCAGCGATTCCTCTCAGATGGGCGACCAGATGCCCTTGCGCATTCTTCTGGCGGAAGACAATGCGGTGAATCAGAAGGTCGCGATGCGACTGTTCAAGAAGATGGGCTACGAGATCGCCATGGCTTCGAATGGTTTGGAAGCGGTCAATATGATCGCTGACAACGAATACGACCTGGTCTTCATGGATATTCAAATGCCCGAGATGGATGGCCTCGAAGCGACGGAGGAAATCATCAAACGCTGGGGAGACAATCGTCCGCGTATCATAGCCTTGACCGCCAATGCTATGCGCGAAGACCGCGAAAAGTGCTACGGCATCGGCATGGACGGCTACTTGACCAAGCCTTTCAAGCGTGACGACCTTAAGGATACCATCACCAAGACTTACGTGCGCTTGCAGGAGGAGAAGGCGGACAAGTCCCCGAGCTCGGAAGCCTAA
- a CDS encoding peroxiredoxin, with amino-acid sequence MDSAAALALAGGMFGKSTRLRIGDALPPLDGIVEVEGRGAVSLKEYLGSGLGFVFFFPRSDTPGCSAQACSLRDAYSELEDRGVKVLGVSGDKVVRQQRFKDKRKLPYPLFSDDEGKVAKAFGVPSFLGIVKRQAFLFREGELVWKDESASTRDQAEDVLKALESLG; translated from the coding sequence GTGGACTCGGCCGCTGCCCTCGCTTTGGCTGGAGGCATGTTCGGCAAGTCGACACGTTTGCGGATAGGCGACGCATTGCCGCCGCTTGATGGGATTGTAGAAGTGGAGGGGCGAGGCGCGGTCTCGCTGAAGGAGTACCTAGGCTCGGGACTTGGCTTCGTCTTTTTCTTTCCCCGCTCGGACACTCCTGGTTGCTCCGCTCAGGCGTGCAGCTTGCGCGATGCGTATTCGGAGCTCGAAGACAGAGGGGTGAAGGTTTTGGGGGTCAGCGGCGACAAGGTCGTGCGGCAGCAACGCTTCAAGGATAAGCGTAAACTTCCGTATCCACTGTTTTCGGACGACGAGGGAAAAGTGGCCAAGGCTTTCGGCGTGCCGTCGTTCTTGGGCATCGTAAAACGACAGGCGTTTCTCTTTCGCGAGGGAGAACTCGTTTGGAAGGATGAGAGCGCGTCCACGCGAGATCAGGCTGAGGACGTGCTGAAGGCTCTCGAGTCCCTCGGCTAG
- a CDS encoding glycosyltransferase family 1 protein: protein MKLSLVTETYPPEINGVAMTLSQLVTGMREKGHQVQVVRPSQSAEEPYALADQSTVTVPGAPIPRYPDLRFGIPCRNRLIYQWRRWQPDVVHIATEGPLGLSAILAAKRILTPTTSTFHTNFHSYSEHYNAKFFTSLVLAFLRWIHNQTRCTMAPTRELADQLGREGFRNMDVFGRGVHLTTFNPAARDEQLRQSWGAKSGDPVFIHVSRLASEKNYQLLKKCYDAIRQRHGNARFVIVGGGPLEPQLRKSFPYAVFTGPIPLENRALLARHYASADAFLYPSTTETYGNVTTEAMACGNAVLAYDYAAAALHIEHNKNGLLAPLGDESEFLANSLRLAGDLSLRQRLGTAAVAYAPHFDWQPAIDRFEAILLHHIEAAKARR from the coding sequence GTGAAGCTCTCCCTCGTAACCGAAACCTACCCTCCCGAAATTAACGGCGTGGCCATGACCCTGAGTCAACTGGTGACGGGCATGCGGGAAAAGGGACACCAGGTGCAAGTGGTTCGCCCCAGTCAGTCAGCCGAGGAACCCTACGCCCTTGCAGACCAGAGCACCGTCACCGTGCCCGGGGCGCCCATTCCTCGCTACCCGGACCTGCGCTTCGGCATCCCCTGCAGGAATCGACTGATCTATCAGTGGCGACGTTGGCAGCCGGACGTCGTGCATATCGCTACGGAGGGGCCGCTGGGACTGTCGGCCATCTTGGCAGCTAAACGTATCCTAACGCCCACTACATCAACGTTTCATACCAATTTCCATAGCTACAGCGAGCACTACAACGCCAAGTTCTTCACCAGCCTCGTGCTCGCGTTTCTACGCTGGATACACAACCAGACCCGCTGCACCATGGCCCCGACCCGAGAGCTGGCGGACCAGCTCGGTCGAGAGGGGTTTAGGAACATGGATGTATTCGGACGCGGGGTACACCTCACTACCTTCAATCCCGCCGCTCGCGACGAACAGCTTAGGCAGTCGTGGGGCGCCAAATCGGGCGATCCGGTATTTATACACGTCAGTCGCTTGGCTAGCGAAAAGAACTATCAGTTGCTGAAGAAGTGCTACGACGCCATTCGCCAACGCCACGGCAATGCCCGATTCGTCATCGTAGGCGGCGGGCCGCTGGAGCCGCAGCTACGAAAATCGTTTCCCTATGCTGTATTCACAGGTCCTATACCTTTGGAAAACCGCGCCTTGCTGGCGCGTCACTACGCTTCTGCCGACGCCTTTCTGTACCCAAGCACCACTGAAACCTATGGAAATGTGACCACTGAAGCCATGGCCTGCGGAAATGCTGTATTGGCATACGACTACGCTGCTGCCGCCTTGCACATCGAACACAATAAAAACGGGCTGCTGGCGCCGCTGGGAGACGAATCCGAATTTCTCGCTAACAGCTTGCGACTGGCGGGCGACCTGTCCCTGCGCCAACGACTGGGAACGGCCGCGGTCGCTTACGCTCCCCACTTCGATTGGCAGCCGGCGATCGATCGCTTCGAGGCCATCCTGCTCCACCACATCGAGGCAGCGAAAGCGCGTCGCTAG